The following proteins are co-located in the Microbacterium sp. Clip185 genome:
- the fni gene encoding type 2 isopentenyl-diphosphate Delta-isomerase: MSAADRKDDHVRLAAAQHPLIAGNGFDDVRILHHALSGIDAADVTLDTEVAGLRWPTPFYINAMTGGSARTGEINRALAAAAAAAGVPIASGSMSVALDDPDAAGSFRVLREENPDGLLFANVGIERSADDARRAVDLVDADALQIHVNAVQEIVMPEGGRSFGHWIASLERIVAAVDVPVIVKEVGFGFSRRTLSVLGGVGVRAADVAGRGGTDFVQIENARRADADFGYLAGWGQSAVECLLDAPADAPPLLASGGVRTPLDVIRGLALGAGAVGVSGTFLRIVLDGGADALSAALDAWKSQLRALLTVLGAPTGADLVTTDLVISGATAEFARARAIDITSLAHRSDAPGAPGRSRNDR, translated from the coding sequence GTGAGCGCCGCGGATCGCAAGGACGACCACGTACGGCTCGCTGCGGCCCAGCACCCGCTCATCGCCGGCAACGGTTTCGACGACGTACGCATCCTCCATCACGCACTGTCCGGCATCGATGCGGCCGATGTGACGCTCGACACCGAGGTGGCAGGGCTGCGCTGGCCCACCCCGTTCTACATCAACGCGATGACCGGTGGCAGCGCCCGTACCGGTGAGATCAATCGCGCGCTGGCTGCGGCGGCCGCCGCCGCCGGCGTGCCGATCGCCTCAGGATCGATGAGTGTCGCACTCGACGACCCTGACGCCGCCGGCAGTTTCCGGGTGCTGCGCGAGGAGAACCCGGACGGGCTCTTGTTCGCCAACGTCGGGATCGAACGCTCCGCCGACGACGCCCGTCGTGCGGTCGACCTCGTCGACGCCGACGCCCTGCAGATCCACGTGAACGCCGTGCAGGAGATCGTGATGCCCGAAGGCGGGCGATCGTTCGGACACTGGATCGCCTCCCTGGAGCGCATCGTCGCGGCCGTGGACGTCCCCGTCATCGTCAAGGAGGTCGGCTTCGGGTTCAGCCGGCGCACGCTCTCGGTTCTCGGAGGGGTCGGCGTCCGTGCCGCGGATGTCGCCGGTCGCGGCGGCACGGACTTCGTGCAGATCGAGAACGCCCGCCGGGCGGATGCGGATTTCGGTTACCTTGCCGGATGGGGGCAGAGCGCCGTCGAGTGCCTGCTCGACGCGCCCGCCGATGCACCGCCGCTTCTCGCCTCGGGAGGCGTGCGCACGCCCCTCGACGTCATCCGAGGCCTTGCCCTCGGAGCAGGCGCGGTCGGCGTTTCGGGCACGTTCCTTCGCATCGTGCTCGACGGGGGCGCCGACGCACTGTCTGCCGCGCTGGATGCGTGGAAGTCACAGCTGCGAGCCCTTCTGACCGTCCTGGGCGCACCGACGGGTGCGGACCTGGTCACCACGGACCTCGTCATCAGCGGCGCGACCGCCGAGTTCGCGCGGGCGCGCGCGATCGACATCACCTCGCTGGCGCATCGCTCCGATGCGCCCGGCGCACCTGGAAGGAGCCGGAATGACCGGTGA
- the mvaD gene encoding diphosphomevalonate decarboxylase, with protein sequence MTEARAIAHPNIALVKYWGKQDAALNLPATGSLSMTLGVFPTTTTVVVDDSLDADVFVLNGREQSGVSAERTARFLDIVRERSGSPLHARVESHNTVPSAAGLASSAAGFAALAGAAASAFGLELSARELSRLARRGSGSAARSIFGGFALWHAGDDEHSYAEPLPAPADLAMVVAIVDSGEKQVSSREAMRRTADTSPFYPAWITSTAETLEEARRACLDGDVARLGALTENNALRMHAVIQASAPSIRYLSPTSIALFDRVAALRDAGLESYATADAGPNVVALCRAADAEAVAGELGALAETVVALPGPGLVVGGRSVE encoded by the coding sequence ATGACCGAGGCCCGCGCGATCGCGCATCCGAACATCGCTCTGGTGAAGTACTGGGGCAAGCAGGACGCCGCACTCAATCTGCCGGCGACCGGCAGCCTGTCGATGACCCTGGGTGTGTTCCCCACGACCACCACCGTCGTCGTGGACGACTCGTTGGACGCCGACGTGTTCGTGCTGAACGGTCGCGAGCAGTCGGGGGTCTCTGCCGAGCGGACCGCGCGGTTCCTCGATATCGTGCGCGAGCGCTCCGGATCCCCGCTGCATGCGCGTGTGGAATCGCACAACACGGTGCCGTCCGCTGCGGGGCTCGCCTCCTCGGCGGCAGGCTTCGCCGCGCTCGCGGGCGCGGCCGCATCCGCCTTCGGGCTGGAGCTGAGCGCGCGAGAGCTCAGCAGGCTCGCCCGTCGCGGCTCGGGCTCCGCCGCCCGTTCGATCTTCGGCGGCTTCGCCCTCTGGCACGCCGGCGACGACGAGCACTCCTACGCGGAGCCGTTGCCGGCACCGGCGGACCTCGCCATGGTCGTCGCGATCGTGGACAGCGGCGAGAAGCAGGTGTCCAGCCGGGAGGCGATGCGTCGCACGGCAGACACGTCGCCCTTCTACCCGGCGTGGATCACCTCGACCGCCGAGACGCTCGAAGAGGCGCGGCGCGCCTGTCTCGACGGCGACGTCGCCCGGCTCGGAGCTCTCACGGAGAACAACGCGCTTCGGATGCACGCCGTGATCCAGGCCTCCGCGCCCTCCATCCGTTACCTCTCGCCGACGAGCATCGCCCTGTTCGACCGGGTGGCGGCACTGCGCGACGCGGGCCTGGAATCGTATGCGACAGCGGATGCCGGCCCGAACGTCGTCGCCCTGTGCCGTGCCGCCGACGCGGAAGCCGTCGCGGGTGAGCTCGGCGCGCTCGCCGAGACGGTCGTGGCGCTGCCCGGGCCGGGGCTGGTGGTCGGCGGACGGTCCGTCGAATGA
- the mvk gene encoding mevalonate kinase encodes MTSSSARPARPSDAPATPTPTAAASGRASGKAILLGEHAVVYERPALAIPLSALQVRADVRRTSGPSLLHSALYDGPLAAAPARLGPTAMAAAAALEVVGATGESIELRIESNLPAERGVGSSAAVAAAVVRAVAAAYGVVLDATQEHETIQRAERIAHVAPSGLDAHAVRAGAPIWFEGGVVSPVAVAVPLTFVIADTGVAGRTREAVAGVRARHEADPAGTDALLDQLGELTLNARAHLATGDVRSLGAVMDQGHAALDLLGVGDPALDELAITARAHGAWGAKLTGGGRGGCVLVLTRDDESAAEVAGALRAAGAAATWTTTVEATT; translated from the coding sequence ATGACCAGTTCTTCCGCCCGTCCCGCGCGCCCATCCGACGCGCCGGCGACGCCGACACCCACTGCCGCCGCGAGCGGGCGGGCATCCGGCAAGGCGATCCTCCTCGGCGAGCACGCCGTCGTCTACGAACGGCCCGCGCTCGCCATCCCGCTCTCTGCTCTGCAGGTGCGAGCGGACGTCCGTCGGACGAGCGGTCCGAGTCTCCTGCACAGCGCCCTCTACGACGGTCCCCTCGCCGCGGCGCCCGCACGTCTGGGGCCCACGGCCATGGCGGCCGCCGCCGCGCTCGAGGTGGTCGGCGCCACCGGCGAGTCCATCGAGCTGCGCATCGAGAGCAATCTGCCGGCCGAACGCGGTGTCGGCTCCTCCGCCGCCGTGGCCGCTGCCGTCGTTCGCGCCGTGGCCGCGGCCTACGGTGTGGTCCTGGATGCGACCCAGGAGCACGAGACGATCCAGCGCGCTGAGCGGATCGCGCATGTCGCACCGAGCGGTCTCGACGCGCACGCCGTGCGCGCCGGCGCCCCGATCTGGTTCGAGGGCGGCGTCGTGTCGCCCGTCGCGGTGGCCGTCCCGCTCACATTCGTGATCGCCGACACCGGCGTCGCCGGCCGCACGCGCGAAGCAGTCGCGGGCGTGCGCGCGCGTCACGAGGCGGATCCGGCAGGCACGGACGCTCTCCTCGACCAGCTGGGCGAGCTCACCCTGAATGCCCGCGCGCACCTCGCAACCGGCGATGTCCGCAGCCTGGGCGCGGTCATGGATCAGGGCCACGCGGCGCTCGATCTGCTGGGGGTGGGCGACCCGGCGCTCGACGAACTCGCCATCACCGCCCGCGCACATGGCGCCTGGGGCGCGAAACTGACCGGCGGAGGGCGCGGCGGATGCGTCCTCGTGCTCACCCGAGACGACGAGAGCGCTGCCGAGGTCGCCGGCGCTCTGCGTGCCGCGGGAGCGGCCGCGACCTGGACCACCACGGTGGAGGCGACGACATGA
- a CDS encoding Rieske 2Fe-2S domain-containing protein, whose translation MRITGLGHAGMFIETAGGSILCDPVIGPSFFGSWFPFPDNRGLDWERFGQADFLYISHRHRDHFDPRLLRRYVRADIPVLLPEYPTDDLEKDLRELGYENIIYTQAGVPLQFGELSVMVTPLRAPSDGPIGDSSLSVDDGTASVLNQNDSHPLDLEKLLSFSKPDAYFTQVSGAIWWPMVYDLPQESKQNFAQLKRDAQNKRAMYYIEKVDAEHVFPMAGPPMFLREELFRYNGLGLENDSIFTDQSEFLAHMAEVRPEQKGYLFVPGTQVDLDHGAIEITQTLYTEAEIERIFADKWAYLAEQRDSRQQEVRDEEARRAEVLPPAEMLAAIKEWWEPLLRRARTIRNGVGGNVRFRIGELDMVVDFPKAKVREYAGEECVYWYTIPADLVSTNIADHEIDWSNSIFLSMQFEVGRSGKFNEFLTTFLKCLSRDRIEYVENWYAEQSDQTEDAQLGDWVVQRRCPHLRADLTKTGKIEDGVLTCSLHDWKWDLASGRCLTTQGHPIRASRAAAEVPSGV comes from the coding sequence ATGCGCATCACGGGTCTCGGCCACGCGGGCATGTTCATCGAGACGGCGGGCGGCAGCATCCTCTGCGACCCCGTCATCGGCCCCTCGTTCTTCGGATCGTGGTTCCCGTTCCCCGACAACCGCGGGCTCGACTGGGAGCGCTTCGGACAGGCGGACTTCCTCTACATCTCGCATCGCCATCGTGATCACTTCGACCCGCGGCTGCTTCGGCGGTACGTGCGCGCGGACATCCCCGTGCTCCTGCCGGAGTACCCGACGGACGATCTCGAGAAGGATCTGCGGGAGCTGGGCTACGAGAACATCATCTACACCCAGGCCGGCGTTCCGCTGCAGTTCGGCGAGCTCTCCGTCATGGTGACGCCGTTGCGCGCCCCCAGCGACGGACCCATCGGCGACTCGTCGCTGAGTGTCGACGACGGGACGGCCTCTGTCCTGAACCAGAATGACTCGCATCCTCTCGATCTCGAGAAGCTGCTCTCGTTCTCCAAGCCGGACGCCTACTTCACGCAGGTCTCCGGAGCGATCTGGTGGCCGATGGTCTACGACCTTCCTCAGGAGTCGAAGCAGAACTTCGCGCAGCTCAAGCGCGACGCGCAGAACAAGCGCGCGATGTACTACATCGAGAAGGTCGACGCCGAGCACGTCTTCCCGATGGCGGGCCCGCCGATGTTCCTGCGCGAGGAGCTGTTCCGCTACAACGGCCTCGGTCTCGAGAACGACTCGATCTTCACCGACCAGAGCGAGTTCCTGGCCCACATGGCCGAGGTTCGTCCCGAGCAGAAGGGCTATCTGTTCGTGCCCGGCACACAGGTAGACCTGGATCACGGCGCGATCGAGATCACGCAGACCCTGTACACCGAAGCCGAGATCGAGCGCATCTTCGCCGACAAGTGGGCCTACCTCGCCGAGCAGCGCGACAGCCGCCAGCAGGAGGTGCGCGACGAGGAGGCGAGACGGGCCGAGGTGCTGCCGCCCGCCGAGATGCTCGCCGCCATCAAGGAGTGGTGGGAGCCGCTGCTGCGCCGCGCCCGGACGATCCGCAACGGCGTCGGGGGCAATGTCCGGTTCCGCATCGGTGAGCTCGACATGGTGGTCGACTTCCCGAAGGCGAAGGTGCGCGAGTACGCGGGGGAGGAGTGCGTCTACTGGTACACGATTCCGGCCGACCTCGTGTCCACGAACATCGCCGACCACGAGATCGACTGGTCGAACTCGATCTTCCTGTCGATGCAGTTCGAGGTCGGACGAAGTGGCAAGTTCAACGAGTTCCTGACCACATTCCTGAAGTGCCTCTCACGCGATCGCATCGAGTACGTCGAGAACTGGTACGCCGAGCAGTCCGACCAGACCGAGGATGCCCAGCTCGGCGACTGGGTGGTGCAGCGTCGCTGCCCGCACCTGCGCGCGGACCTCACCAAGACGGGCAAGATCGAGGACGGCGTGCTCACCTGCAGCCTGCACGACTGGAAGTGGGACCTCGCGAGCGGGCGCTGTCTGACGACGCAGGGGCACCCCATCCGCGCATCGCGTGCAGCCGCCGAGGTACCCTCCGGCGTCTGA
- a CDS encoding aspartate carbamoyltransferase catalytic subunit: MRNLLDTRTLGREQALRILDVAEDMADTQQREIKKLPTLRGKTVVNLFFEDSTRTRISFEAAAKRLSADVINFSAKGSSVSKGESLQDTAQTLQAMGADAVVIRHGASGAPRTLATSGWITAGVVNAGDGTHEHPTQALLDAFTLRKRLFGSDSRGRDLSGVSVAIVGDILHSRVARSNVWLLNTLGARITLVGPPTLIPQDVSAWPATIEYDLDRAIGAGPDALMMLRIQLERMNAAYFPTEREYARAWGLDGERLDALPADSIVMHPGPMNRGLEISAAAADSPRSTVLEQVTNGVSVRMAVLYLLLAGERPASEKEGAS, translated from the coding sequence ATGAGGAATCTTCTCGACACGCGCACGCTCGGCCGCGAGCAGGCGCTACGCATCCTCGATGTCGCCGAGGACATGGCGGACACGCAGCAGCGTGAGATCAAGAAGCTGCCGACGCTGCGTGGCAAGACGGTGGTGAACCTCTTCTTCGAGGACTCGACCCGCACGCGGATCTCCTTCGAGGCGGCGGCGAAGCGTCTGTCCGCCGACGTCATCAACTTCTCCGCCAAGGGCTCCAGCGTCTCCAAGGGCGAGTCCCTCCAGGACACCGCCCAGACGCTGCAGGCCATGGGAGCGGATGCGGTCGTGATCCGACACGGCGCCTCGGGCGCACCGCGCACGCTCGCCACGAGCGGCTGGATCACCGCGGGCGTGGTCAACGCCGGCGACGGTACGCACGAGCATCCGACGCAGGCCCTGCTGGATGCGTTCACGCTGCGTAAGCGTCTGTTCGGTTCCGACAGCCGGGGGCGCGACCTCTCGGGCGTTTCCGTCGCGATCGTCGGCGACATCCTGCACTCGCGCGTCGCCCGTTCGAACGTCTGGCTGCTGAACACACTGGGGGCACGGATCACCCTCGTCGGGCCGCCGACCCTCATCCCGCAGGATGTGTCGGCGTGGCCCGCCACGATCGAGTACGACCTCGATCGCGCGATCGGTGCCGGCCCGGATGCGCTCATGATGCTGCGCATCCAGCTCGAGCGGATGAACGCGGCCTACTTTCCGACCGAGCGAGAGTACGCGAGAGCCTGGGGCCTCGATGGCGAGCGTCTCGACGCCCTGCCGGCCGATAGCATTGTCATGCACCCTGGGCCGATGAACCGCGGTCTGGAGATCTCCGCTGCGGCGGCGGACTCGCCGCGATCCACGGTGCTCGAGCAGGTCACCAACGGCGTATCCGTGCGGATGGCCGTGCTGTACCTGCTGCTTGCGGGCGAACGTCCCGCCTCCGAGAAAGAAGGTGCGTCATGA
- a CDS encoding hydroxymethylglutaryl-CoA reductase — MTGEFTPLPTRWVGPLRLSGDVAGEQEVPLATYESPLWPSVGRGARISRLVDDGIRVTVVDERMTRSSLFTAVDAATAVRAGRDIRGRFAELAATVAAQSRHARLLDVDTEVVGNLLFVRFALSTGDASGHNMVTLAAESLMTQILHWHPELEYGSISGNYCSDKKATAVNGILGRGRNVVADILIPAELVEKQLRSTAERIVELNTRKNLVGSTIAGALRSANAHYANMLLAIFLATGQDAANIVEGSQGITWAEVRGDGDLYFSCTLPTLIVGTVGNGKDLPQVEEALTRLGCREEREPGENARRLAALVAATVLCGELSLLAAQTNPGELMTSHLQLERNGKATR; from the coding sequence ATGACCGGTGAGTTCACTCCCCTTCCCACCCGCTGGGTGGGCCCCCTCCGTCTGAGCGGCGACGTCGCCGGCGAGCAGGAGGTTCCTCTCGCCACGTACGAGAGCCCCCTGTGGCCCTCGGTCGGACGCGGCGCCCGCATCTCCCGCCTGGTGGACGACGGCATCCGGGTCACGGTGGTGGACGAACGCATGACGCGCTCCTCGCTGTTCACCGCCGTCGATGCCGCGACCGCCGTCCGCGCCGGCCGCGACATCCGCGGCCGGTTTGCAGAGCTCGCGGCCACCGTGGCGGCGCAGAGCCGGCACGCACGGCTTCTCGATGTCGACACCGAGGTCGTCGGCAACCTGCTCTTCGTGCGCTTCGCCCTGTCCACCGGTGACGCGTCCGGCCACAACATGGTGACGCTGGCCGCCGAGTCGCTCATGACGCAGATCCTGCACTGGCATCCCGAGCTGGAGTACGGATCGATCTCCGGCAACTACTGCTCGGATAAGAAGGCGACCGCCGTCAACGGCATCCTCGGGCGCGGGCGCAATGTCGTCGCCGACATCCTCATCCCCGCGGAGCTCGTCGAGAAGCAGTTGCGCTCCACCGCGGAGCGCATCGTCGAGCTGAACACGCGCAAGAACCTCGTCGGCTCCACGATCGCGGGAGCTCTCCGCTCCGCGAATGCGCACTACGCCAACATGCTGCTCGCCATCTTCCTCGCGACCGGCCAGGACGCGGCGAACATCGTGGAAGGCTCGCAGGGCATCACGTGGGCCGAGGTCCGCGGCGACGGCGACCTGTACTTCTCCTGCACGCTGCCCACCCTCATCGTCGGCACCGTCGGCAACGGCAAGGACCTCCCCCAGGTCGAGGAGGCCCTGACCCGTCTCGGGTGCCGCGAGGAGCGGGAGCCGGGTGAGAACGCACGCCGCCTGGCCGCGCTCGTGGCAGCGACCGTCCTGTGCGGCGAGCTCTCGCTGCTGGCGGCGCAGACGAATCCCGGAGAACTCATGACCTCGCACCTCCAGCTGGAGCGCAACGGAAAGGCCACGCGATGA
- a CDS encoding phosphomevalonate kinase has translation MTAPIIVRSPGKLFIAGEYAVVTPGEPAVLVAVDRYLTVRLSPSAHSGSVHSPEFGRTPLVWGRAGDGLTIDTEHHPYEYVLSAITLAERLRSERGLPARYYDLRIDSGLDDASGRKFGLGSSAAVTIATIRAIDEFYGFGLSRRDAYRLALLATIQVAPQASGGDLAASAFGGWISYRSPDRRVLRNALDEGASVAELLASHGWESLDIARLTPPASLRFLVGWTGRPASTERLVDAVRDGSGTMDYPAFLLDSRTCVTELAHALDDGDDAATLDAVRRARRLLRRLGRSAGVAIETDALTALCDTAEAAGAAAKSSGAGGGDCGIVLAPQDADVPGMLRDWEERDIRHLTLSVSPAEGGAP, from the coding sequence ATGACCGCCCCGATCATCGTCCGTTCGCCGGGCAAACTCTTCATCGCGGGCGAATACGCGGTCGTGACGCCCGGAGAGCCGGCCGTGCTCGTCGCCGTCGATCGCTACCTGACGGTCCGCCTCTCACCCAGCGCACACTCCGGAAGCGTCCACTCCCCCGAGTTCGGCCGCACTCCCCTGGTCTGGGGCCGGGCCGGCGACGGCCTCACGATCGATACCGAGCACCATCCGTATGAGTATGTGCTTTCGGCGATCACGCTCGCCGAACGTCTGCGCTCCGAACGCGGACTGCCCGCGCGCTATTACGATCTGCGCATCGACAGCGGGCTCGACGACGCGTCAGGCCGCAAGTTCGGCCTCGGATCCTCCGCCGCGGTCACGATCGCGACGATCCGCGCCATCGACGAGTTCTACGGGTTCGGCCTCTCCCGGCGCGACGCGTACCGACTGGCGCTGCTGGCGACCATTCAGGTCGCACCGCAGGCATCGGGCGGCGATCTGGCCGCCAGTGCGTTCGGCGGCTGGATTTCGTATCGCTCGCCCGACCGGCGCGTGCTGCGCAACGCCCTCGACGAGGGCGCGTCGGTCGCCGAGCTGCTCGCATCGCACGGCTGGGAATCGCTGGACATCGCCCGCCTCACGCCGCCGGCATCCCTCCGATTCCTCGTCGGATGGACGGGTCGTCCCGCATCCACCGAGCGGCTCGTCGACGCGGTGCGCGACGGTTCCGGCACCATGGACTACCCCGCGTTCCTGCTCGACTCGCGCACGTGCGTCACGGAGCTCGCGCACGCTCTGGACGATGGAGACGACGCCGCCACGCTCGACGCCGTCCGACGGGCGCGACGTCTGCTGCGCCGGCTCGGTCGAAGCGCCGGCGTCGCCATCGAGACGGATGCGCTGACTGCGCTCTGCGACACCGCCGAAGCGGCAGGCGCCGCCGCGAAGTCGTCGGGCGCCGGCGGCGGAGACTGCGGCATCGTCCTGGCTCCGCAGGACGCCGACGTCCCTGGCATGCTCCGCGATTGGGAGGAGCGCGACATCCGTCACTTGACGCTGTCGGTGTCCCCCGCCGAGGGAGGTGCGCCGTGA
- a CDS encoding hydroxymethylglutaryl-CoA synthase codes for MNAPVIGIHDLAVATAGHVLELDDLAAATGVDPGKFHIGLGQDQMSVPGPDEDIVTMGASAARRIIDRHGVEGIRTVFFATESGVDQSKSAGVWVHDLLGLPSTSRVIELKQACYSATAALQAAAGLVAREPGSKVLVIASDIARYELDSAAEPTQGAGAVAMLVTADPALLSIEPATGLHTAHVDDFWRPNDSVTAVVDGKLSIEAYLDGFVGAWDDYRAHGGVAADEIDVFTHHQPFTRMAAKAHRRLAEHLGTELAEDRYLRSTLYNRRIGNSYTASLYFGLAALLDGDDDLTGKRVGMFSYGSGSVSEFFAGVVQPGYREHTRADETAELLAARTRVDVPAYRALHAAAHLGSRQDVTVPAQSPWPYHFAGVRGRARQYTADQS; via the coding sequence ATGAACGCGCCTGTGATCGGTATCCATGACCTGGCGGTCGCGACCGCCGGCCACGTGCTGGAGCTCGACGACCTGGCGGCGGCGACCGGAGTGGACCCCGGGAAGTTCCACATCGGGCTGGGACAGGATCAGATGAGCGTCCCCGGCCCGGATGAGGACATCGTCACGATGGGTGCGAGCGCCGCCCGCCGCATCATCGACCGGCACGGCGTCGAGGGCATCCGCACCGTCTTCTTCGCCACCGAGTCCGGCGTGGACCAGTCCAAATCCGCCGGCGTCTGGGTGCACGACCTGCTCGGCCTTCCCTCCACCAGCCGCGTCATCGAGCTCAAGCAGGCCTGCTACTCCGCGACCGCCGCCCTGCAGGCGGCCGCGGGGCTGGTCGCACGCGAGCCGGGATCGAAGGTGCTCGTCATCGCGAGCGACATCGCGCGTTACGAACTCGACTCGGCCGCCGAACCCACGCAGGGAGCCGGAGCGGTGGCGATGCTCGTCACCGCGGATCCCGCTCTGCTGAGCATCGAGCCGGCGACGGGACTGCACACCGCACACGTCGACGATTTCTGGCGACCCAACGACAGCGTCACCGCCGTGGTCGACGGCAAGCTGTCCATCGAGGCGTACCTCGACGGCTTCGTCGGCGCGTGGGACGACTACCGCGCCCATGGCGGCGTGGCCGCCGACGAGATCGATGTCTTCACCCACCACCAGCCCTTCACGCGGATGGCGGCCAAGGCGCATCGCCGTCTCGCCGAGCATCTGGGCACGGAACTCGCGGAGGACCGCTACCTGCGCTCGACCCTCTACAACCGGCGCATCGGCAACTCGTACACCGCATCGCTGTATTTCGGACTCGCTGCTCTCCTGGACGGCGACGACGACCTCACCGGCAAGCGCGTGGGCATGTTCAGCTACGGCTCCGGCAGCGTGAGCGAGTTCTTCGCGGGCGTGGTCCAGCCCGGGTACCGTGAGCACACTCGCGCCGACGAGACCGCAGAGCTCCTGGCCGCGCGCACCCGTGTGGATGTTCCGGCCTACCGTGCCCTGCACGCGGCGGCCCACCTCGGAAGCCGTCAGGATGTCACGGTGCCGGCGCAGTCCCCATGGCCGTACCACTTCGCGGGCGTGCGCGGACGCGCCCGCCAGTACACCGCCGACCAGAGCTGA
- a CDS encoding dihydroorotase, producing the protein MSGTYVIRGVRPVGAAALDLVVADGLIQEMGSGLSRAGAQVIDADGLIALPGLVDLHTHLREPGYEASETILTGSRAGAAGGYTALFAMPNTSPVADTAGVVEQELALGEAAGFVDVQPIGAVTVGQKGERLAELGAMAHSRARVRVFSDDGFCVFDPLIMRRALEYVKAFDGVIAQHAQDPRLTEGAQMNEGAVSAELGLTGWPAVAEESIIARDVLLAEHVGSRLHVCHLSTAGSVDIIRWAKKRGIAVTAEVTPHHLLLTEELVRGYDARYKVNPPLRRDEDVQAVREGLADGTIDIVATDHAPHPAEAKACEWQAAANGMVGLESALRVVHHAMVETGLLEWTDVARVMSSAPARIGRLPGHGRPLAVGEPAHLALYDDTVRATFAVDDLRGRSTNSPYLGRELPGSTRWTFRAGIATVRDGVVADAAEVHA; encoded by the coding sequence ATGAGCGGAACGTATGTGATCCGCGGTGTGCGACCGGTCGGCGCCGCTGCGCTCGATCTCGTCGTCGCGGACGGCCTCATCCAGGAGATGGGCAGCGGTCTCAGCCGTGCCGGCGCCCAGGTCATCGACGCGGACGGCCTCATCGCGCTCCCGGGTCTCGTCGATCTGCACACGCATCTCCGTGAGCCCGGCTACGAAGCGTCGGAGACGATCCTCACCGGCTCGCGTGCCGGCGCTGCAGGCGGATACACCGCCCTGTTCGCCATGCCCAACACCTCGCCCGTGGCCGACACGGCCGGAGTCGTCGAGCAGGAGCTGGCACTCGGTGAGGCCGCGGGGTTCGTCGACGTCCAGCCCATCGGCGCGGTCACGGTCGGACAGAAGGGCGAGCGCCTGGCGGAGCTGGGTGCGATGGCGCACTCTCGCGCGCGCGTGCGCGTGTTCAGCGATGATGGCTTCTGCGTCTTCGATCCGCTCATCATGCGTCGCGCCCTGGAGTACGTGAAGGCGTTCGACGGCGTGATCGCGCAGCACGCCCAGGATCCGCGCCTGACCGAGGGCGCCCAGATGAACGAGGGTGCGGTCTCGGCGGAGCTGGGGCTCACCGGGTGGCCCGCTGTCGCTGAGGAGTCGATCATCGCCCGCGACGTGCTGCTCGCGGAGCATGTCGGGTCGCGGCTGCACGTGTGCCATCTCTCGACGGCCGGCAGCGTCGACATCATCCGCTGGGCCAAGAAGCGCGGGATCGCGGTGACCGCCGAGGTCACCCCGCACCATCTGCTGCTGACCGAGGAACTCGTGCGTGGTTACGACGCGCGGTACAAGGTGAACCCGCCGTTGCGGCGAGACGAGGACGTGCAGGCGGTGCGGGAGGGCCTCGCCGACGGCACGATCGACATCGTCGCGACCGATCACGCGCCGCATCCCGCTGAGGCGAAGGCCTGCGAATGGCAGGCTGCGGCGAACGGCATGGTCGGGCTCGAGAGCGCCCTGCGAGTGGTGCACCACGCCATGGTCGAGACCGGGCTGCTCGAGTGGACGGATGTGGCGCGGGTCATGAGCAGCGCCCCCGCCAGAATCGGTCGCCTTCCAGGCCATGGCCGCCCCCTCGCCGTCGGCGAGCCCGCCCACCTGGCTCTGTACGACGACACCGTGCGCGCGACGTTCGCGGTCGACGACCTGCGCGGACGCAGCACCAACTCGCCGTACCTCGGGCGCGAGCTGCCGGGCTCGACACGCTGGACGTTCCGCGCCGGCATCGCGACCGTGCGCGACGGCGTCGTGGCGGATGCGGCGGAGGTGCACGCATGA
- a CDS encoding PH-like domain-containing protein, whose translation MSREGALLVMLSVALLLIGLTFWGWRRRVRRDSGLAAPLGSPPAGAEVLARFSGLYVATTAHDTALERLAVRGLGFRAKADLLITDAGVALDAQGGAPVFIDRRRLVSAQQATVTIDRVVERDGLARLSWYIDDDMVVDSYFRPQDASARAVAAALDAILPHPTSTGTDV comes from the coding sequence ATGAGCCGGGAGGGCGCGCTGCTGGTCATGCTCTCCGTTGCGCTGCTGCTGATCGGCCTCACGTTCTGGGGCTGGCGGCGCCGCGTGCGACGAGACAGCGGCCTTGCCGCGCCGCTCGGATCGCCGCCCGCCGGGGCAGAGGTGCTCGCACGCTTCTCCGGCCTCTACGTCGCGACGACCGCGCACGACACCGCCCTCGAGCGTCTCGCCGTTCGAGGACTCGGGTTCCGCGCCAAGGCCGACCTCCTGATCACTGACGCCGGCGTGGCGCTTGACGCCCAGGGCGGCGCACCGGTGTTCATCGACAGAAGGCGCCTCGTGTCCGCGCAACAGGCCACGGTCACCATCGACCGCGTGGTCGAACGCGACGGGCTCGCCCGCCTCAGCTGGTACATCGACGACGACATGGTCGTCGACTCCTACTTCCGCCCGCAGGACGCCTCGGCACGCGCGGTCGCCGCCGCCCTCGACGCGATCCTGCCCCACCCCACCTCGACGGGAACCGACGTATGA